CGGTAAACAAATCATTCCTCAATCTCACGTTTAACCTCAAATACGACGACCCGAATCACCCTGAGCAGTTCTTTTACCGCTCTGACCACTATAACTACGCGAGGAAAGGCATACCGATCATTTTTTATATGGACGGCAGCCATGCTGACTATCATCAGGTCTCGGATTCGATCGAGAAGATCAATTTCGAGTCGATGGAAAAGGTCACAAAGACCATCTTTGCCACCGGCTGGGACCTCGCAAACCGGCCCGTGCGGCCTAAGGTCGATAAGCCTCTGAAGGAAACCGGGAATTGAGCTATGGGCTGGATCCAAAAATGTGATGTTGACGACCGGCTGCTGCCGATACCGACGCAGATCGTGTCGAACGAGGAGTTTGCCCCGCCGGATCAAACGCCCGAGCAGCGGCGCGTCGAACATCGCCTGATCGAGATCGCTACTGAGAGCAGCCAGCGGCTCGGCGTCTCACGGCGGCAATTTCTCGCCGGAACGGGCGGAATGGCCGCGGCGTTTCTCGCAATGAACAGCGTGTTCGGCAATTTCTTTGATGTTGCGACGGTCGAGCTTTTCGATTCGTTTGCGACAGATGAGAAGTTTCCGAAGAGACCGTTCATTTTCGACATTCACACACATCACGTCGGGGCGAAGAAGATAATTCAGACGCCGCCGCTCATTCCCGGATATCGCGCCGCCGGGGCGGCGTGGGGCAACAAAGCGATCGAGGGCCGCGAGCATAAATGGGAAGATCTCTATCTTGCTAACTATATCAAAGAGATGTTTTTCGACAGCGACACCTCTATGGCCGTTATCACCGGACTGCCTGCGAAAACGAATGATCAGAATGTGCTCACGCCCGCCGAGATGATCGAGACTCGCACAGAGATCAACGGCCTCGCAAGGTCAAAACGGATCATCGCCCACGGCCTTTTTTCACCCGATCTCGGCAAGCCGAATCTAGAAGAAATGCAGCGCCAGCATGAGCAGTTGAAGGTCGAGGCTTGGAAAGGTTACCCCGGACAGCCGCTCGCAGACGGCAGTGTCGGATGGTGGATGGATGATGAAAAGGTGGCTTATCCGTTTTACGAATATTCGCGAAAGATCGGCATCAAGAACATCTGCGTGCACAAGGGCCTGCCTCTACCCGGATGGGAGGTCGACCACAGTTCGCCAAAAGATGTCGAAAAGGCGGCGAAGGACTTCCCGGATCTGAACTTTCTGATCTATCATGCCGGGCTGAAAGGTGTCCGTGACGCAATGCCCGCGGTGAACGATGGATTCAGAACGATACGCGATGTTCCCTGGGTCTCGGATCTCTGTTCGATGCGTAAGCGAAATCCAAAAATGACGAATGTCTATATGGACCTAGGCACGACGTTTGGGATGACCGTGATAACACAGCCTATGCTGTGCGCATACATGCTCGGGATGATGATCGATGCTTTTGGGGAAGACCATGTGCTTTGGGGCACGGATTCGATCTGGTGGGGCTCGCCGCAATGGCAGATCGAGGCATTCCGCCGACTGCAAATGCCCGATGACCTGCAAAAGCGGTTTGGCTTCAAGCCCCTTACGGATCCGGTGAAAGAGAAGATCTTCGGTCTCAATTCGGCAAAGGTCTACGGCATCGACGTGAAAGCAAAAATGAACGCGATCCCGTCCGATTATGTGACCGAGCTGAAATCAAGATACAAGGCGGCCGGTGCATCGCCGTCGAACACGCAATATGGGTGGATTCGAACTTAAAATATGAAGAAACTGATCCTCGCACTAGTTGTTGGCTTGGCCTCGATCGGCGGGTCGGCGCAGACGACCGCGTTCGTTGGCGTGAACGTCGTACCGATGGATCGGGAGCGTATTCTCTCGAACCAGACCGTGATCGTGAAGGACGGTGTGATAACCGAGATCGGTGACGCCAAGAAAATAAAGGTGCCAAAAGGAGCTTTCCGGGTTGACGGGACGGGAAAATACCTTATTCCCGGCCTTATCGATATGCACACGCATTTGCTGTCGGATGGCAACGAGTATCCTGATTCTATTGCTCCGGACGAACTTCGCGTGATGGTCGCAAACGGCGTTACTACTATCCGTTTTATGATCGGCACGCCCGAGTTGCTCAAATACCGCACACAGTCGAATATCGGCGAGATCATCGCTCCGACGATATTCGTCGCGTCACCGCACCTGACCGGCCGTGAACAAGGCAACAACTTCGTCGTCAATACGCAAGAAGAGGCGCGCGAGGCCGTACGTCGATCGAAATCCGCTGGATACGATTTCATAAAGATCACGACCTTCGTCAAAGCTGACGTCTATGAAGCCGCGATCGATGAGGCCGCAAAGCAGAACATCCGCGTCGTCGGTCATGCTGACCGCGAATATGTGACGGCACCGCGAGCTTGGATGGCGAAGCAGCAGATCGATCACCTTGACGGATACATGGAGCAAATACTCCGTGACGACGCACCGATGAAAGGCTCGGTTTCGGACCTTTATATGTCTGATCCGAAGAACTGGGAGAGCATTGACTTCATCGATGAAGCAAAGATACCGATGGTTGCGAAAAGGTCGGTCGATGCAAATCCGTTCTCGAATCCGACCCAGCATTTCTTCAAGAACACATTTGCTCTGCCTCGAAGCGAAGAATCGATCCGTTCGCAACCGGATTTTCGATTCTACCCGCCAAAAGTTCAGGAGCAGTGGTTGAACTGGTACAAACGCTCGCGGCTGATCACACAGGTCTCTTCGGAACGCAAGCTGAAATGGATCGATGCGCGGAACAAGCTGATAAAAGCGATCCACGACGCGGGCGGAAAGCTAATGGCAGGTTCTGACACGCCGGAGTTCTTATGGCTATATGGCTTCGCAATGCATCATGAACTCAAGGCTTTGCGGGACGCGGGGATCGGAAACTATGCCGCACTTGCTGCCGGAACCCGTAACCCATCTGAGTATTTGGGGACGCTCGACAAGGTAGGGACAGTTGAGAAAGGCAAACGGGCCGACCTTGTACTTCTTAATGCCAACCCGCTCGATGACATTTCGGCAACCTACGACCGGGCCGGGGTGATGTTGAAAGGAAAATGGTACACCCAGGCAGAACTTAACCGGTGGCTCAATGAGATCGCCCCAAAAATAGCGGGTTCATATGTTGAACACAAATAGACCAAAGGGGTAACAGGCAAAAACAAATATGAAAAAAATACTTATTGCACTAATTCTGTCGGCTGCTGCAGCCGGAACTACGTTCGGCCAGAAATCGGACGACCATGCGGCTGTTCTAGCAGTCGTGAACAGGCTATTCGACGAAATGGCCGCCGCAAATGCAGCCGGAATACTCGCTACTGGAACGGCCGAGAATCAGCTCGTCGCAATTCAGAAGACCCGCGACGGCAAATCGCGGATCAGCGTGATCAACGGCGAAGCCTTCACCAAATTCTTCACTAAGCCCGGAGCGATCAAAGAAGTGATGTACGATCCAAAGGTCGAGGTAAGCGGTGATTGGGCAATGGTCTGGGGTCGATACGTATTCTATTCAGCCGATAAATTGTCGCATTGCGGTATTAATCAATTCAATCTGGTCAGAACCGAAGCAGGTTGGAAGATCGCGAACGGCGCGTCGACCATCGACCCGGGAGATTGCACGGAAAAAGAAAAAGCAATGAAGATCCCGGTCAGCAAGTGACCGGCTCTTTGAAAAAAGGAGGATCAAATGCGCAGAAAGATCGTGGTTATTTGCTTGTACGTTTTTGCCGCAGTCCCTCTAAACGCCCAATCAGCCGGCGTCGTTACACCGGAAATGCGTGCTGCGGCTAACGACGCCTTTCAGAAGCAGGATTGGGCTTCGGCAGTTGCGGCTTACGAGAGGATCGTTTCGGCAGAGGAGAAGAACGCCGGCGGGCGATATCGCCTGGGATTGTCGCTCCTCGCATTGAAGCGTAACGATGAAGCGATCAAATATCTCGAGGCAGCCCAAACTATCTCGCCGAACCCTGTGTTTGCGCTTGCTCTCGCTCGAGGCTACGCGCGAACCGGAAACACTTCAAGGATGTACGAAGTTCTCGACGGCAGCCTGAAGCTTGGCGGCATCGCTCCCGAATCTATCACGGCCGAAGCCGACTTCGCTCCATTCAAGGCCGACCCGAGATTCCTCGCGTTCGTCGATAGATCTGACAAGACGGTCAACCCTTGTAAAGCAAGGCCGGAGCACCGCCAATTTGATTTCTGGATCGGTGAATGGCTGCCGAAAAACACTCAGGGCATCACGGTCGGGACGAGCAGCATTCAGCTCATTCTGGGTGGATGCATCATTTTTGAGAATTGGTCAACGCCGGTTTCCTCCGGAAAGAGCTTCAATCTCTATAATACAAGTGATGGAAAGTGGCACCAGACCTGGGTCGATGATAAGGGGCGATGGACAGAGTACGTCGGCGGACTTGTCGATGGAAAGATGGTCCTCGATTCGGTTTCGACCCAAAATGGAAAAAAGGTCATCGCGCGAATGACCTTTTCCCAATTGCCGAATGGCGACGTTCGTCAGCACGGCCAAAACTCGTCGGATGAGGGAAAAACGTGGACGACCACATTCGACTTTATTTATGTTCGAAAGCCCGGCACAAATTAAATGATCGGTGAAAGAATGAAACGATCCGCCAGATATATTTTCGTCTTCGTTGCGGCGTTGATGATCCCGCTCGAACTTTCAGCTCAGCGATCTGTCACGGCGGCTGGGACGAACGTCCTTAAGAAAGGGATCCAACTCAAGCTGGACGAGTGGCACAAGGCGGGCAAGTTCCCGGGGGCGACGCTGGGTGTCGTGCTGCCTGATGGCGAGTCATTCGGGCTTGCGATCGGATATTCGGACCGGGAGGCCAAGACGCCAATGAAGCCCACCGACCGGATGCCGGCAGGGAGTACCGGTAAGACATTCGCGGCAGCAATGGCGATGCAGCTCGTCAAAGAAGGCAAGCTTAACCTTGATGACAAGATCGAGAAGTTCTTTGGCAAGGAACCTTGGTTCGCGCGCTTGCCGAACGCAAAGGAAGTAACCGTCCGCCAGTTGATGAATCACACAAGCGGACTCGTTCGATATGAGTTCAAAAAGGAATTCACGGATTTTCTGACCGCCAACCCTTACAAGGTCTGGACTCACGAGGACCGTCTCGCATATTTGTTTGACGAAAAAACACCTTTCGAAGCGGGAAAGGGTTGGGAGTATTCGGACACGAATTACATTGTGCTCGGAATGATCATCGAGAAATTGACGGGCAAGGAGTTCTATCGCGAGGCACGGAGGCGATTCATCGATAGGTTTAAGCTAACGAACACTATTCCGCAGGAAGGGCCGGTGATGAAGGGCGTGGTGCAGGGCTACGCCGGGCCGAATAACCCTTTCGGTGGAAAGGACAAGATGATCGAGAACGGCAGATTCATCGTCAATCCGCAACTCGAATGGACCGGCGGCGGATGGGCCTCGACCGGCCGCGACCTCGCGCGTTGGGCAAAGGTGATGTACGAGGGAAAGGCATTCGATGCTTCATTGGTGCCGCAAATGCTCGAAGGCGTTCCGGCGAAACTTGGACCGAATGTGAAGTACGGATTGGGCGTCATTATTCGCCCAACGCAGTCAGGTATTACCTACGGTCACAGCGGATTTTTCCCCGGATATATGACGGACATGATGTATTTCCCAGAACAAAAGATCGCAGTGGCAGTTCAGGTAAACACAAGTGCACCTGGCACGCTCGGGGGCAAACCGCTCGCCCGATTCCTGGTCGAGATCTGTGAATTTGTACGAGCCTCCGAGCAGTAGAGTCGATCTGAGATTGAGCGTCGTTCCGAATCGGCTGAAAATTCGGGAACCTGAGAACATCGAAATTCGTTCCAACTCTAATCGCGCGAATACCAAGCTATCGTTCAAGTGAAGGCAGGGAGTCGCGATCAGATCTCGATCGGAGGTGCTACATGATTCGTTCGTCTCGCGTGACCGTTCTTACCCTTTTAGGCGGGTTGATCCTCGCCGGCTTTTCCATACTGGCCAACGGACAAATTCCTGGCCAGTTGGCTCAGGATTTTGTCGCTGGCAGTGTTCCGAGCCCGGAAGATATCGCCAAACTCGAAAAGGAAGTCGGTGCTAAACCCGACGACCTTCATTTGACGCGAAAACTGGGCAAGGGCTATTTTTTCCAGTTTTTTGGCGAAGGAGACGCTGACGCGGCACCAAAAGCGGAAAAAACTCTCGAGCGTGCTCTTGCGATTAAAAAGGATGATGCTGAAGCATTGGTGTATCTTGGTGCGCTTCATATAATCCGTGCCCGCCGTCTTGAAAAGAATGATGCAGCGAAGCAGAAGGCGAGTTTTGACCGCGGGTTCGAACTAGTTAAGCAGGCTGAAAAGGTCGACGCAAGAAACGGAGCTGTCATTTCGATCGCAAGCGCCAGTTACCTTTGGCTTCCTGATTCATACGGTATGGCTCCATACGTGGTCGGAATGCTCGAGGGAATGCGCAAGGGAATGGGACCGATGTTCCTACAGTTCTCACACCATGGGCAACAGCGGCTCTTATTGACGTTGGGACAGGCATTGGTGAAGACGGGCCAACTTGATAAGGCCCGCGCCGTCTTTGATGAGGGTCTGAAAGTGAATGAAAGGTCACTGGAAGCCGGACTAATTCGAGCGGAGATCGCCAAACTCAAAGGTTGATCATTGCTTGGCCCAACGGCAGCGGCTGCGTTGAACTGCGGTTTTGTTTCACCTGATGCGTTTCGGAGGGCTGAATGAGAAAAAGAAAGAGCTGGGTGATGAACGGTCTCATAGCGGCGGTCCTATCGACATTAGGAACCGCGATGTTTTCTCCGGTTCCAGTCATTGAGCGGAGCTTGTTCGTGCAGGCGGAACCGTCGCCGTCACCATTACCCGAGTTCGATCAGGCTGCGGAATTGGCGAAGCTACGTGAAGCGATCAAGGGTAAAGAGAACGAGCGCGCGGAGACGGTCTTCAAGAACCTGCAGATGACGAGTATGAAGGCGATGCCTGCTGCTCGCATCCTGGCGATAATGGAATTCGGCTACTCGCGGTCGCTTGGTGTGAACTGTACCCACTGTCATACGGCCGGTCGATACGAAGCCGAAGATAAACCTCAAAAACAGATAGCACGCGAAATGGCACGAATGGTCACGGACTTGAACGGGACGACGCTTAAGGGGATCAAAAATCTAAAGAGCTCATCGCCTGCGGTCAATTGCACCACTTGCCATCGCGGCGAGATCAAGCCCGCCCTAAATCTAGGCCAGCGAAACTAAACGGGGGATCTATGATCTTTGGTCGAACAGTGAATGCCATATTCTTCGTAACTCTACTCGCGATACACGGAATTGCGCAGGAGGCTACTCGCGAAGCGTTTGCTCAAGGTAAGCGTGTGCTCGACCGGTCAGTGAACGCGTACGGCGGTCTCGCAGCATTGAATGCGATAACGAGCGTATCGATCACCGTGGAAGGCGCATCGGTTCACCGAAACCAAAGCCGCAAACCCGACACTTTCGACCGTACGCCGTACACAGGCGAGGTGATCATAGACCTTAAGAATGCCCGCACTTTTCAAACTCAAAGGGGACAATACCCCGGCGGATTCAGCTGGCATCAAGGTTTTGTCATTGATGCCGGCTCGCGGACGAGCTTTGACCTGATCCGAAAGACCGCAAATCAGGCGGGCCCGGCTGGATTGGGAATCTTTAGAGCCAGTACAAGATGGCTGCCGCAGATCGTCCTGCTAAATGTTCTGGAACGTGCTGAGAGCCTTCGGTACATCGGCACCGCCACATATGACCGTCGAAACCACGACCTGATCGATTTTGTCTCGAGCGATGGGGCCCGTTTGACACTCTATGTCGACCAAAAGACCGGCTTGTTATCAAAGTTCGAGACCTTCATTACCGATCGGTTTGCGGGCGATTCGGTTCTCGAAACGCTCTTTACAGGACAACGCGAGGTTAATGGCCGCATTGTTGCCTCAGGAAGAGTGACCGCAGTGAACGGAGAGATCACGAACGACTTTCGCATTGCGAACGTGATATTCAACGCTGAAATTCAGCCCGACCAATTCAAGATACCGCCTGGTCTGCGTGCTGTGACAATCGCAACCCCGGCACTTGTCACGAAACACTCCGACGGTATTTATACGACCGTTGCCGGTGGATACAATGTGCTTTTTGCGGATCTCGAAGACAGTATTTTTGTGATGGAAGCACCAGGGAACGACCGTGTGTCACAACAAGCGATACAGCAGATCAAGAAAGCCATCCCAGGAAAGCCAATCAAGTACCTTGCCGTAACGCATCATCACGACGATCACGCCGGCGGGATCCGGGCCTATATGGCGGAGGGATCGGCATTGATCGTCGCACCCGGCGAACGTGCTTTTTTTGAAAAGGTGAGCAAGGCCGCATTCACTGCGGAACCTGATTCGTTTTCTCTTGCTCCGAAGCCGCTGAAGATCGAACCGTTAACTAACGGAAAGCGAGTCTTGGAGAACGGAAACGCCGTTGCGGTCGAGATATATGACATCGGGCCCGGTCCGCACGCAGAGGAAATGCTCGTTGCTTACATCCCCGCGATCAAGGCCGTATTTCAAGGAGATCTATTGAATCGGCCTGCGAATGGCGATTACCCGATCGCGAACGAAACCTCAGCGCATTTTCTCAAATGGATCGATTCCAGCGGCCTGGTGGTTGAGACGATAATACCGGTTCACGGTCCTGTAACTACGATCGAGGAACTACGAAGGGCCGTTGCGGATATGAAGAAGTAGGCGTTTGCATATTTCACCGCTCCGATTACAATTGATTCACCTCAATTTTGCTGGAGAAAAATATGAAACGCATTACTCTTTCTGTATTCGTACTTCTGTGCTTAAGTATCTCTGCGTTCCCGCTCGACATGAGCCGCGATATTGATGCGGCGACCGCCAGGCTAATGCCGAGGATAATCGAATGGCGGCGCCATTTGCATCAGTATCCTGAACTCGGCAACCGCGAGGTCAAGACTGCCAAATACGTCGAAGAACATTTGAGGAAACTCGGCCTTGAGGTCCGAACGGGAGTTGCGAAGACAGGCGTCGTCGGCATTTTGAAAGGGTCGCAGCCGGGGCCTGTGGTCGGCCTGCGTGCCGATATGGATGGTCTGCCGGTAACCGAACGTAACTCGCTGCCCTACGCTTCGAAGGAAACCGCGGAATATAACGGCCAGAAGGTCGGCGTGATGCACGCCTGCGGCCATGATACGCACGTCGCAATGCTGATGGGTGCAGCCGAGGTTCTTGCCGGAATGAAGGATCGAATAAAGGGAACTGTCGTGTTCATCTTTCAGCCTGCTGAGGAAGGTCCGCCTGCCGGCGAAGAAGGTGGGGCTCCGCTGATGGTAAAAGAAGGGGTGATGGACAACCCAAAGATCGATGCTATTTTCGGGATACACATCAATTCGCAAACGCCGGTCGGTACGATCAAATACAAATCGGGAGCAACAATGGCTGCGAGCGATTGGTTCTCAATAAAGATCAAGGGCAAACAGACGCATGGTGCATATCCGTGGCTGGGTGTCGATCCGTTCGCCGTGGCAACGCAGATCTACACCGGACTTCAAATGATCGTCGCCCGCCGAAGTGAATTGCCTAAGGCTCCTGTCGTAATTACGGTCGGACGCGTTATGGGCGGCGTCCGCGAAAATATAATACCCGAGGAAATGACGATGGCCGGAACGATCCGCACGCTCGACGCCGAGATGCAAAAGGACGTACACGAAAAGATCCGCCAGACCGCAACGAATATCGCCGAGAGTATGGGAGCCGCTGTCGAGGTAAACATCGAGAATAAGGCCCTGCTTACCTATAACACTCCGGAACTCGTGGAGAAGATGCTGCCTTCGCTTCAAAAAGCTGCGGGTAAGGAGAATGTATCAGAAGCAAACTGGGTTACGGGTGCCGAGGATTTTTCATCTTTTAGCACAAAGGCCCCGTCATTCTATTTCATGGTCGGCGGGATGCCAAAGGGAATGAGCGTTGCCGCCGCGGCACCACATCACACCCCGGACTTCATTATCGACGACAGCAGGCTCGATGTCGGCGTGAAGGCATTCGCAAATATCGTCTTCGACTTCACGAAGTGATTCGTCCTTATTCGGAAGAACGAAAAGGACATTGACCGTGATCAATGTCCTTTCCGAATTTTGATATAC
The DNA window shown above is from Chloracidobacterium sp. and carries:
- a CDS encoding amidohydrolase family protein, encoding MGWIQKCDVDDRLLPIPTQIVSNEEFAPPDQTPEQRRVEHRLIEIATESSQRLGVSRRQFLAGTGGMAAAFLAMNSVFGNFFDVATVELFDSFATDEKFPKRPFIFDIHTHHVGAKKIIQTPPLIPGYRAAGAAWGNKAIEGREHKWEDLYLANYIKEMFFDSDTSMAVITGLPAKTNDQNVLTPAEMIETRTEINGLARSKRIIAHGLFSPDLGKPNLEEMQRQHEQLKVEAWKGYPGQPLADGSVGWWMDDEKVAYPFYEYSRKIGIKNICVHKGLPLPGWEVDHSSPKDVEKAAKDFPDLNFLIYHAGLKGVRDAMPAVNDGFRTIRDVPWVSDLCSMRKRNPKMTNVYMDLGTTFGMTVITQPMLCAYMLGMMIDAFGEDHVLWGTDSIWWGSPQWQIEAFRRLQMPDDLQKRFGFKPLTDPVKEKIFGLNSAKVYGIDVKAKMNAIPSDYVTELKSRYKAAGASPSNTQYGWIRT
- a CDS encoding amidohydrolase family protein, which produces MKKLILALVVGLASIGGSAQTTAFVGVNVVPMDRERILSNQTVIVKDGVITEIGDAKKIKVPKGAFRVDGTGKYLIPGLIDMHTHLLSDGNEYPDSIAPDELRVMVANGVTTIRFMIGTPELLKYRTQSNIGEIIAPTIFVASPHLTGREQGNNFVVNTQEEAREAVRRSKSAGYDFIKITTFVKADVYEAAIDEAAKQNIRVVGHADREYVTAPRAWMAKQQIDHLDGYMEQILRDDAPMKGSVSDLYMSDPKNWESIDFIDEAKIPMVAKRSVDANPFSNPTQHFFKNTFALPRSEESIRSQPDFRFYPPKVQEQWLNWYKRSRLITQVSSERKLKWIDARNKLIKAIHDAGGKLMAGSDTPEFLWLYGFAMHHELKALRDAGIGNYAALAAGTRNPSEYLGTLDKVGTVEKGKRADLVLLNANPLDDISATYDRAGVMLKGKWYTQAELNRWLNEIAPKIAGSYVEHK
- a CDS encoding tetratricopeptide repeat protein → MRRKIVVICLYVFAAVPLNAQSAGVVTPEMRAAANDAFQKQDWASAVAAYERIVSAEEKNAGGRYRLGLSLLALKRNDEAIKYLEAAQTISPNPVFALALARGYARTGNTSRMYEVLDGSLKLGGIAPESITAEADFAPFKADPRFLAFVDRSDKTVNPCKARPEHRQFDFWIGEWLPKNTQGITVGTSSIQLILGGCIIFENWSTPVSSGKSFNLYNTSDGKWHQTWVDDKGRWTEYVGGLVDGKMVLDSVSTQNGKKVIARMTFSQLPNGDVRQHGQNSSDEGKTWTTTFDFIYVRKPGTN
- a CDS encoding beta-lactamase family protein; translation: MKRSARYIFVFVAALMIPLELSAQRSVTAAGTNVLKKGIQLKLDEWHKAGKFPGATLGVVLPDGESFGLAIGYSDREAKTPMKPTDRMPAGSTGKTFAAAMAMQLVKEGKLNLDDKIEKFFGKEPWFARLPNAKEVTVRQLMNHTSGLVRYEFKKEFTDFLTANPYKVWTHEDRLAYLFDEKTPFEAGKGWEYSDTNYIVLGMIIEKLTGKEFYREARRRFIDRFKLTNTIPQEGPVMKGVVQGYAGPNNPFGGKDKMIENGRFIVNPQLEWTGGGWASTGRDLARWAKVMYEGKAFDASLVPQMLEGVPAKLGPNVKYGLGVIIRPTQSGITYGHSGFFPGYMTDMMYFPEQKIAVAVQVNTSAPGTLGGKPLARFLVEICEFVRASEQ
- a CDS encoding c-type cytochrome, with product MRKRKSWVMNGLIAAVLSTLGTAMFSPVPVIERSLFVQAEPSPSPLPEFDQAAELAKLREAIKGKENERAETVFKNLQMTSMKAMPAARILAIMEFGYSRSLGVNCTHCHTAGRYEAEDKPQKQIAREMARMVTDLNGTTLKGIKNLKSSSPAVNCTTCHRGEIKPALNLGQRN
- a CDS encoding MBL fold metallo-hydrolase, with protein sequence MIFGRTVNAIFFVTLLAIHGIAQEATREAFAQGKRVLDRSVNAYGGLAALNAITSVSITVEGASVHRNQSRKPDTFDRTPYTGEVIIDLKNARTFQTQRGQYPGGFSWHQGFVIDAGSRTSFDLIRKTANQAGPAGLGIFRASTRWLPQIVLLNVLERAESLRYIGTATYDRRNHDLIDFVSSDGARLTLYVDQKTGLLSKFETFITDRFAGDSVLETLFTGQREVNGRIVASGRVTAVNGEITNDFRIANVIFNAEIQPDQFKIPPGLRAVTIATPALVTKHSDGIYTTVAGGYNVLFADLEDSIFVMEAPGNDRVSQQAIQQIKKAIPGKPIKYLAVTHHHDDHAGGIRAYMAEGSALIVAPGERAFFEKVSKAAFTAEPDSFSLAPKPLKIEPLTNGKRVLENGNAVAVEIYDIGPGPHAEEMLVAYIPAIKAVFQGDLLNRPANGDYPIANETSAHFLKWIDSSGLVVETIIPVHGPVTTIEELRRAVADMKK
- a CDS encoding amidohydrolase, whose product is MKRITLSVFVLLCLSISAFPLDMSRDIDAATARLMPRIIEWRRHLHQYPELGNREVKTAKYVEEHLRKLGLEVRTGVAKTGVVGILKGSQPGPVVGLRADMDGLPVTERNSLPYASKETAEYNGQKVGVMHACGHDTHVAMLMGAAEVLAGMKDRIKGTVVFIFQPAEEGPPAGEEGGAPLMVKEGVMDNPKIDAIFGIHINSQTPVGTIKYKSGATMAASDWFSIKIKGKQTHGAYPWLGVDPFAVATQIYTGLQMIVARRSELPKAPVVITVGRVMGGVRENIIPEEMTMAGTIRTLDAEMQKDVHEKIRQTATNIAESMGAAVEVNIENKALLTYNTPELVEKMLPSLQKAAGKENVSEANWVTGAEDFSSFSTKAPSFYFMVGGMPKGMSVAAAAPHHTPDFIIDDSRLDVGVKAFANIVFDFTK